The following are from one region of the Vitis riparia cultivar Riparia Gloire de Montpellier isolate 1030 unplaced genomic scaffold, EGFV_Vit.rip_1.0 scaffold742_pilon_pilon, whole genome shotgun sequence genome:
- the LOC117910438 gene encoding protein FAR1-RELATED SEQUENCE 5-like yields the protein MRRSEIKDGDAEAALAYLCGKAEMDSSFFYKFNIDEESRLANLFWANSTARMDYACFGDVLAFDTTYRINAYKKPLVVLVGVNHHHQTIVFGCALLIDESVGTYEWVLEKFLEAMMNKKPISVVTDGDKAMRKAIKKVLPDTCHRLCSWHLQRNAFTNVHIKDFSSLFARCMFMHGNEEEFEKVWHEMVANLGLNENRWVTEIYGKRKRWAEAYLRGNFFGGMRTTQRCESMNAYLNRFLKIRLRLYEFVQQFDRAIMRIRQNEAKAEFESNNSSPVLSTKLSIIENHAATEETNLSSQCDIQMEMMPSTNSTVDIFATIHGMLGEHLSNDRFDMYIDCGELNNVRSGIKKHF from the exons atgcgtagaaGTGAAATTAAAGACGGTGATGCAGAAGCGGCATTAGCTTATTTGTGTGGAAAGGCAGAAatggattcttcatttttttataaattcaacatTGATGAAGAAAGTCGACTAGCAAATTTGTTTTGGGCTAATTCAACTGCTCGAATGGATTATGCGTGTTTTGGAGATGTCCTAGCATTTGACACAACCTATAGGATAAATGCCTATAAAAAGCCTCTAGTAGTGTTGGTCGGTGTTAATCATCACCACCAAACTATTGTATTTGGTTGTGCGTTATTGATAGATGAAAGTGTTGGGACATATGAATGGGTGTTGGAGAAATTTCTTGAGGCAATGATGAATAAGAAACCCATATCTGTTGTAACCGATGGGGATAAAGCTATGCGTAAGGCAATTAAAAAAGTATTACCCGATACGTGTCATCGATTGTGTTCATGGCATTTGCAACGAAATGCATTCACGAATGTGCATATTAAGGACTTCTCAAGCCTATTTGCAAGGTGCATGTTCATGCATGGGaatgaagaagaatttgaaaaggttTGGCATGAAATGGTTGCAAATTTGGGACTTAATGAGAATCGTTGGGTGACCGAGATATATGGGAAACGTAAAAGATGGGCAGAGGCGTATTTACGTGGAAATTTCTTTGGAGGGATGAGAACCACACaaaggtgtgagagtatgaatgcatatctaaatagattcttaaaaattCGCTTGCGACTGTATGAGTTTGTACAACAATTTGATAGAGCCATAATGAGAATACGGCAAAACGAGGCAAAGGCAGAGTTCGAGTCGAACAATTCTTCACCCGTGCTTTCAACCAAACTATccataattgaaaatcatgctGCGACG GAGGAAACTAATTTGTCTTCCCAATGTGacattcaaatggaaatgatgCCTTCGACAAATTCAACAGTTGACATTTTTGCAACCATACAT GGAATGTTAGGGGAGCATTTGTCGAATGACCGATTTGACATGTACATAGATTGTGGTGAACTTAATAATGTAAGATCGGGAATAAAGAAACACTTTTGA